One Natrinema halophilum genomic window carries:
- the nuoL gene encoding NADH-quinone oxidoreductase subunit L translates to MAATATGPFGFAPAIAVLPLVAFAVTLLFGTYLPKKGAIPGIVATAGSLLISLVMFAAVAGGNAHHTTLYEWTAGTAASETGVDSVAFSFGVLIDPLSALMLVIVSLVALLVHVFSLGYMNAEGETGLPRYYAELGLFTFSMLAFVFADNLLMAFMFFELVGLCSYLLIGFWFRTESAPSAAKKAFLVTRFGDYFFLIGVVAIAATFGTVGFAGEESFVTAAGTAIDDGMTLFGFDAQTWVTITGLLVLGGVLGKSAQFPFHTWLPDAMEGPTTVSALIHAATMVAAGVYLVARMFGYYALSPTALAIIAFVGGFTALFAASMAVVKDDIKQVLAYSTISQYGYMMLGLGVGGYVAGVFHLMNHAFFKALLFLGAGAVIILMHHEQDMWEMGGLKDKAPVTYYTFLAGALALAGIVPFAGFWSKDEVLFDALAVGLEQPVILAAYAMGLIAVFFTGFYTFRMVFLTFHGDPRTETAEDPHPVGLSIKVPLVVLGLLATVAGFVNLAPVAELLHADITFLEFWLDGEYGYVEGLTYHEYHETVAFEEGAIGSATTTMLLSAGLSLGLALAGAFAAHTLYNVPEPSRHTEKLGGAYHVLRSNYYQDEYQVWLAEGLTLPLSRAADRFDQTVVDGVVNGTSTISLFGSNWMKRLQTGIVTNYAALLVAGFIGLLLILGALGGWFV, encoded by the coding sequence ATGGCTGCAACAGCAACAGGACCGTTTGGATTCGCACCGGCGATCGCAGTGCTCCCGCTCGTGGCCTTCGCGGTCACGCTTCTCTTCGGCACGTACCTGCCGAAGAAGGGCGCGATTCCGGGGATCGTCGCGACGGCAGGGTCGCTCCTGATTTCGCTTGTGATGTTCGCGGCCGTCGCGGGCGGCAACGCACACCACACGACGTTATACGAGTGGACCGCCGGCACTGCCGCCAGCGAAACGGGTGTCGACAGTGTCGCGTTCTCGTTTGGGGTCCTGATCGATCCCCTATCGGCGCTCATGCTGGTGATCGTCTCGCTCGTCGCCTTGCTCGTCCACGTTTTCAGCCTCGGATACATGAACGCCGAGGGTGAAACGGGGCTGCCGCGGTACTACGCCGAACTCGGCCTCTTTACGTTCAGCATGCTCGCGTTCGTCTTCGCGGACAACCTGTTGATGGCGTTCATGTTCTTCGAACTCGTCGGGCTTTGTTCGTACCTGCTGATCGGGTTCTGGTTCCGCACCGAATCGGCCCCGTCGGCCGCCAAGAAGGCGTTTCTTGTAACCCGGTTCGGCGATTACTTCTTCCTGATCGGGGTCGTCGCCATCGCGGCGACGTTCGGCACAGTCGGCTTCGCCGGCGAGGAATCGTTCGTGACCGCCGCCGGAACGGCCATCGACGACGGCATGACGCTGTTCGGATTCGACGCCCAGACGTGGGTGACGATCACCGGGCTTCTCGTCCTCGGCGGGGTCTTGGGCAAGTCCGCGCAGTTCCCCTTCCACACGTGGCTGCCCGACGCTATGGAAGGCCCGACGACCGTTTCGGCGCTCATCCACGCAGCGACGATGGTGGCGGCCGGCGTCTACCTGGTCGCACGAATGTTCGGCTACTACGCGCTGTCGCCGACCGCACTGGCGATCATCGCCTTCGTGGGGGGCTTTACCGCGCTCTTTGCCGCTTCGATGGCCGTCGTCAAAGACGACATCAAGCAGGTGCTGGCGTACTCGACGATCAGCCAGTACGGCTACATGATGCTCGGTCTCGGCGTCGGCGGCTACGTCGCCGGGGTCTTCCACCTCATGAACCACGCCTTCTTCAAGGCGCTATTGTTCCTCGGCGCTGGTGCCGTCATCATCCTCATGCACCACGAACAGGACATGTGGGAGATGGGCGGCCTGAAGGACAAAGCGCCGGTCACGTACTACACGTTTCTCGCAGGGGCACTCGCGCTCGCGGGGATCGTCCCCTTCGCCGGCTTCTGGTCGAAAGACGAGGTCCTGTTTGACGCCCTCGCGGTCGGGTTGGAGCAACCCGTCATCCTCGCGGCCTACGCGATGGGACTGATCGCGGTGTTTTTCACCGGCTTCTACACCTTCCGGATGGTCTTCCTGACCTTCCACGGCGACCCCCGGACGGAAACGGCCGAAGATCCGCACCCGGTCGGTCTCTCGATCAAGGTGCCGCTAGTCGTCCTCGGACTCCTCGCGACGGTCGCCGGGTTCGTCAACCTCGCCCCCGTCGCCGAATTGCTCCACGCAGACATCACGTTCCTCGAGTTCTGGCTCGACGGCGAGTACGGCTACGTCGAGGGACTGACCTACCACGAGTACCACGAGACGGTGGCCTTCGAGGAGGGCGCGATCGGGTCCGCAACCACGACCATGCTGCTCAGTGCGGGCCTGTCGCTCGGGTTGGCGCTGGCCGGCGCGTTCGCGGCTCACACGCTGTACAACGTGCCCGAACCGTCCCGCCACACCGAAAAGCTCGGCGGTGCGTACCACGTCCTGCGGAGTAACTACTATCAGGACGAGTATCAGGTGTGGCTCGCAGAGGGACTGACGCTCCCGCTTTCTCGAGCCGCGGATCGGTTCGACCAGACCGTCGTCGACGGGGTCGTCAACGGGACGTCGACGATCAGCCTCTTCGGTAGTAACTGGATGAAACGACTGCAAACCGGTATCGTGACTAACTACGCGGCGTTGCTAGTGGCGGGATTCATCGGCTTGCTGTTGATTCTCGGCGCTCTCGGAGGGTGGTTCGTATGA
- a CDS encoding complex I subunit 1/NuoH family protein, with product MTGLTPVPLQDTVLLPERLGELTGLDQFGFAGELVAAFLAAAFVGTLMLAMTGVAGPWAKRKITAAFTDRIAVNRLGPAGIGIIVADAVRLLSKELIVPENADRPAYDLAPIVVAGSALLGFAVIPMGSGIHLADPEVGLAYVFAVSGIASIGLVMAGYASSNKYSLIGGLRAVAQNIAYEIPLVVTGMSVVIFAGTLQMGEIVAAQHETLIEIAGVSIPTWYALVNPFAFVLFLVANFAEVGRNPFDTPEAPTEIVAGYQTEYSSVYFVLIYLGEFLHIFLGGAIIATIFLGGPAGPILPGIVWFLIKIWAVFFATQWLRSAVPRVRIDQLIEIGWKGLLVLAFANLVLTAAVVGLIA from the coding sequence ATGACCGGACTGACACCCGTTCCGCTGCAAGACACCGTCTTGCTTCCGGAGCGACTCGGAGAGTTGACCGGGCTCGACCAGTTCGGATTTGCCGGTGAACTGGTTGCAGCATTTCTCGCGGCAGCGTTCGTCGGGACCCTGATGCTCGCGATGACTGGCGTTGCGGGGCCGTGGGCCAAGCGAAAGATCACGGCCGCGTTCACCGATCGGATCGCAGTCAACCGGCTCGGTCCGGCCGGAATCGGTATCATCGTCGCCGACGCTGTCAGGCTCTTGTCGAAGGAATTAATCGTTCCCGAGAACGCGGACCGACCGGCCTACGACCTCGCGCCGATCGTCGTCGCAGGGTCGGCACTGCTCGGATTCGCGGTTATACCGATGGGGAGCGGGATCCACCTCGCAGATCCCGAGGTCGGACTCGCGTACGTTTTCGCGGTTTCGGGTATCGCAAGTATCGGCCTGGTGATGGCCGGCTACGCGTCGTCTAACAAGTATTCGCTGATCGGGGGGCTTCGTGCTGTGGCACAGAACATCGCCTACGAGATTCCGCTGGTCGTTACCGGGATGTCGGTCGTAATCTTCGCCGGCACGCTGCAGATGGGTGAAATCGTCGCGGCACAACACGAGACGCTGATCGAGATCGCCGGCGTTTCGATACCGACGTGGTACGCGCTGGTCAACCCCTTCGCGTTCGTCCTGTTTCTCGTCGCGAACTTCGCGGAGGTCGGCCGCAATCCCTTCGATACACCGGAGGCACCGACAGAGATCGTCGCGGGCTACCAGACCGAGTACTCCTCGGTCTACTTCGTATTGATTTACCTCGGGGAGTTCCTCCACATCTTCCTCGGCGGTGCGATCATCGCGACGATATTCCTCGGCGGACCCGCCGGGCCGATCCTCCCGGGCATCGTCTGGTTCCTCATCAAAATCTGGGCGGTGTTCTTCGCGACGCAGTGGCTGCGCTCGGCGGTTCCCCGTGTGCGGATCGACCAACTGATCGAGATCGGCTGGAAGGGACTGCTCGTCCTCGCGTTCGCCAATCTCGTCTTGACCGCGGCGGTTGTGGGGCTGATAGCATGA
- a CDS encoding NADH-quinone oxidoreductase subunit J codes for MNYELIAFALFAFVTLSSAVGVVLVQDPWHSALLLGVALLSVAAHYVMLAAEFVAMMQVLVYVGGVLVLITFAVMLTQRDESDADADEVVQA; via the coding sequence ATGAACTACGAGCTGATCGCGTTCGCGCTGTTCGCGTTCGTCACGCTTTCCAGCGCGGTGGGTGTCGTACTCGTGCAGGATCCGTGGCATTCGGCGCTCCTGCTGGGTGTGGCGCTGCTGAGCGTGGCGGCCCACTACGTGATGCTGGCGGCCGAATTCGTCGCCATGATGCAGGTCCTCGTCTACGTTGGCGGGGTTCTCGTGCTCATCACGTTCGCCGTTATGCTGACCCAGCGCGACGAATCCGACGCCGACGCAGACGAGGTGGTACAGGCATGA
- a CDS encoding NuoI/complex I 23 kDa subunit family protein: MIGILKSMATTMKHALDGSTFTVEYPETAPDVSPRFRGVHKFSQERCIWCRQCENVCPNDTIQIVMDEQRNGEQYNLHIGQCIYCRLCEEVCPVDAILLTENFEFTADTKHDFVYNKEQLKAVPWYKDIDPLASREPDRGAWVGEGDGEVDYQ, encoded by the coding sequence ATGATCGGCATACTCAAATCGATGGCAACGACGATGAAGCACGCGCTAGACGGCTCTACCTTCACGGTGGAGTATCCGGAGACCGCACCCGACGTCTCGCCGCGATTCCGCGGCGTCCATAAGTTCAGCCAGGAGCGGTGTATCTGGTGTCGCCAGTGCGAGAACGTCTGTCCGAACGACACGATCCAGATCGTTATGGACGAGCAGCGAAACGGCGAACAGTACAACCTTCACATCGGACAGTGCATCTACTGCCGACTGTGCGAGGAAGTCTGTCCCGTCGACGCCATCTTGTTAACGGAGAACTTCGAGTTCACGGCTGACACGAAACACGATTTCGTGTACAACAAGGAGCAACTGAAGGCGGTACCGTGGTACAAGGACATCGATCCGCTCGCCTCCCGCGAACCGGACCGAGGTGCGTGGGTCGGCGAGGGTGACGGGGAGGTCGATTATCAGTAA
- the nuoK gene encoding NADH-quinone oxidoreductase subunit NuoK — protein MTVDVQYYVLLSMAVFCIGLFGLLTRRNALLFLMSVELMLNAANINLIAFAFYHGNLTGQLFALFTMALAAAEVAVGLGIILVLYRNFRDVDVTVPTTMRW, from the coding sequence ATGACCGTCGACGTGCAGTATTACGTGCTGCTGTCGATGGCGGTGTTCTGTATCGGACTGTTCGGTTTGCTAACGCGTCGCAACGCACTGTTGTTCCTGATGTCCGTCGAACTGATGTTGAACGCGGCAAACATCAACCTGATCGCGTTCGCGTTCTATCACGGTAACCTGACGGGGCAGTTGTTCGCGCTGTTTACGATGGCGCTGGCTGCCGCGGAGGTGGCCGTCGGACTCGGGATCATTCTAGTGCTGTACCGTAACTTCCGTGACGTCGACGTCACGGTTCCAACGACGATGAGGTGGTAA